The Ipomoea triloba cultivar NCNSP0323 chromosome 13, ASM357664v1 genomic interval TGAAAGATTTATAAGTCTATAGTATATAACATGTTCTGTCTTAATGTATGTATTAATTTTCTTGTGATTCTTGGATATATATTTACTTCTTCATGCAGCTTCAATACTATGCTCAAACATCGAAGCTGAAGACATGGCTGAGCTTGAGCTTGGcaacgccgccgccgccaccacctCCTCCGACGCGCCGCCGCTGATCAACTCCTGCAATCAGGTATGCATAACAAATGCTGATTGTAAAGATATTGAGTGTCCATCTTGTAACCACAATCCAGcctcaaataaaaaagaatgtgGCCCCATTGGGCGTATCAAGCTATGGGCAACACACGATGAAGAGAATATTCGGGTATATCAATGAATGAAATTCACAACATAATCAAGAAAGTTATACctgaaatatcaaatttatgaTTATCAAGACAACTGTCCAGATCAACTAATTCTGCTGGAGTTGgccttataatataatatgtttttaattatatagtCTCATTATGTTATGGTATATCTTGGTAGCTAGGTATATATTCTTTGTAGCTAGCTATTTCGCCATCCcaatttatgtatctaatttgattaatgagacTTGGTTcgagttatttataattttattttcttatacgtACTTGCGTAGTAGTTAGCATCACTTTTCGATGGTAAGATGTTAGACTCAACTCTGCGGACTGTGATTCATCGTCCaaagaaaaaatgttaaatGAAAGCATAAGATGATAGACTCGGCTATGCAATCCATTGTGccaaaaaatgttaaataaaagCATAAGATGTTAAACTTGGCTTTGTGATTTATCGTCAcacaaaaatgttaaataaaagcaaaaataagaagaattatTTTTACTgatgaataataaatatgatatgtaaAATGAGATCGAAGAGTATATTGGAAGGGCATCTTTGACAAGTCTTGCatcaattaaataattatattctaaATTGACCTTGTAGTCATAATTGGCAGGCTAGTCTTCGAATATCCAAATTAAATGTATTCACCCGTTttataaaaacaacaaaagtgAAATGATCGGAAGGAGACCAATTCTTAAGATATGCTAAAAATATTGGCTTCAATTCGAAAGTTGGTGTTTTAAGAGATCGTCTTCcgtaaaatatgtaatatatttttaattaaaatataatattttaatttgtacttaGTACTCAATCAAGTAGTTCTTAGCTAGCcgcatgttttcaaaaattatagtCGTAtttgttgaaaatgaaaataaattttgattatatcAACCTCAGAATAATATTGAGTACCGaattatatataactattaAGCAAATGAGTGCACCCGGTGAATacttaatattttaagaaaagttTAGTGTAAATATAGAAGCTAAATATCAGAGACCTAACTTTTACTATTTGCACTACCACTCCACTCATTATTTTCcttacaaaaaattatattgtatgcATACTTTCTCAAAATcccaatttaataataatatttgatatatcATATCCAAGGACAACTCTATGTTATGTTGTTTAGTCTCTGACACACTTTTTTCTAATATCTTTGTGTATTATTACTAAGTATAATAAATCTAAGACTATGCTAGAAACCTCCTTAAATTACCATTATTCTTACTTTCACATGTCATTATTTTATTgaatacatattttttaaagatttttttcttTGAGACCTAGCGTTAAGTTGCTTCATTGAGGTAGCTTGCGTCGTTTAAAACCAATGCtaaggtttttgtttttgttttctttgagttttagtttgaaatgacattttgatgactattataataaataataatataatggttAAATTAataggttaattttattattgaatcaaatttatctttaattattaGATATTAAGATAGCAATTTGCGAACTTTACCATAGATTCTGTTAAGTGGGTTATATGTGTGTTTGATGTGCTACTGGTTTTCACAACACTATTAGTTGTCATGATAAGAGACACCAAGAGATAATTTTGaaatgtaattatgtattagGACTAAAAGTCCTCAATAAGAATGCTAGCTAGAGCACAAGAATATTATTATACGCGGGTATGACTCTGATCATATCTAATCTGAATTAGTCCCATGATAATGGTATATttggtactaaaaaaaatataataaatcataTTAGAAATACTTTATGTGACAAGGTAAACTGAAAAGGTGTTTGATACAGAGTATATAAAAATTGAACTCATGATATACACATATAATTTGGGAAGAAAATTATGATTCACTAACTCGGTCACCGTAACAAGTGTCTGTTGAATTATTCTTGATTTCATAtggaaaaacattttttttttttttgaaaacatatggAAAAACATTTACTCCGTACTATGTAATTACCACGACTCCATGAGTCTTCAAAACGAACCAACGCGGCACGACCACTGACCTCGCAGTGTCAAACTTTTCACACAGAAAATATATCACCACCCTcgtaaaatgacaaaaagataTGGAAAAATAATCCAATTTTTGACAATGGACAGCAACAGTATTATTCCCCAATATATACGTACATatcattttctttgtatctTTGTTTGGCAAGAACCAACCTTGTACCTATAAATATGTGTGCAGCTAGGAACTAAGTATATACAAGAAAGTGAGAaataaaccaattttttttgtgtagttGTTAACAGATCATCAGagatggaaaagaaaaatgctTCATTGTTCATACTAGCATTTGTTGCCATCTTGCTGTGTTCTTCAGTTTGTGAGTCTCCATCTCTTACCCTCTCATCGATTTACTGGATTTTTGTTgttggtatatatatttgatttttattgtAGTTGTGATTCTTTTTATTGGATGACGAGAAAATTAATTTACAGTCACTACTATTTGAGTGTGTACTGGTTGGGTAAATCTCATTTTTGTGATTATAATGAGGTAAAACAGTCtaggttgctcatagctgatcacctcaaaccaagaagactaaTAGGCCGATCTCGTTTGAAgttaaacttgaaactttaaTATGTAATTACTCAATTAACAGCTTGGCCAACTGGTCTGAGATTACCCAATAGTTGTGATTCAtggttatatatttacttattcatGCAGCTTCAATACTATGTTCAATCATGGAAGCTGATGAAGACATGGCCGAGGTTGAGGTTGCCGGCGGCGCCACCACCTCCGACGGGCCATTACTACTCGACTCCTGCAATCAGAACTGCAACCGGACATGCATAACAAATAATGATTGTAAGGCGTGTTCCAAGGATTGTAGGTATTGTAACCACAACCAAAATGGGAAAATATGTGGCCCTCTTGGGCTCATCAAACTGCCAGTGACTGATGAAGAGAATATTCGGATAGATCAATGAACAACATGCAGTGCAATTGAGGGGCAGAGTCAGAAAATTCATGTCAAAAGGAACAaatattaaactaaaaatttacCATGTCAATCAACATCAATATCGATCAtaaatgatattattatatataccaatattatatgttatcgatactttataatttttcacataATGCAAAATATATAGAATATCAATCTTGTTTGTGAAtcactcttttatcatataaaaattaaaaattgtcaattattttgttctCAATATTATCATCACTTTTTAAGGCAATATTATTATCACTTTTTAAGTACTAATAAGCATTTCAAGGTCAAagacttgtggtctagtgacatccgatgtcccagtttacactctcacatggatgatgggagtgggtttgagcctcagtggagaaaaaatgcatacaaaaaatttgtcCAGACTACTAATTGGACAGTGTAACgtcacaaatgtgaaactaattcttttattaattaaggaccttgtggtccagtggcatcaaaccctttcctttatacaggaggtggtgggttcttcagtggagtcaatattgattCTTGTCTTTCAAtacattgagaaagtagttatgaacagatactgcattctaatagagttagtaatattaaaaaaaataaactcttTTATTGATGACAATAAAAGTGAAAcagtttattttattattattaattatgatgatAACTAAATCAAggttacattttaaaaattctaatGTTTTACTCGATCATGGTAGTTGATGTTAAGCTGAGGTTACATGTTCCGGCTCCGGCGGGACGGGAGTCTGGACTTTAGCGCCGTGGGGCTGAACCACTCTTGATCTGCTGTGTTGTTGCCGAGGATTAGGCAATTCGGGGCCGGCTACGTAAGGGTCGTGCCGCGGTGGCTGCGTGTCATCAGAAGGTGGGATCTCCGACGGAGTCCGGTCGGAATCAGGGACGCTAGGGGCTTGAGGCGCCTCAGA includes:
- the LOC116002587 gene encoding uncharacterized protein LOC116002587; amino-acid sequence: MSYEKPICSCLQIIRSEMEKKRAPFMLAFLAILLCSSSSSILCSNIEAEDMAELELGNAAAATTSSDAPPLINSCNQVCITNADCKDIECPSCNHNPASNKKECGPIGRIKLWATHDEENIRVYQ
- the LOC116003117 gene encoding vanadium-binding protein 2-like translates to MEKKNASLFILAFVAILLCSSVSSILCSIMEADEDMAEVEVAGGATTSDGPLLLDSCNQNCNRTCITNNDCKACSKDCRYCNHNQNGKICGPLGLIKLPVTDEENIRIDQ